In the Sediminibacter sp. Hel_I_10 genome, one interval contains:
- a CDS encoding metallophosphoesterase family protein — MRTLVIGDIHGGLKALVQLLGRTKLTKNDTLLFLGDYVDGWSQSAQVVQFLLELSKNQDCIFIKGNHDVWCENWLKTGRADGVWLAHGGEGTIESYSAITAIEKMQHLEFFETMPLYHIDDQNRLFLHAGFTSMHGVTNETHPETFYFDRTLWEMALAADRMIQSTDVNYPNRVRHYDEIYIGHTPTLNFKETIPMNALNVWNIDTGAAFTGRLSAIDIDDKMVFQSDPVTDLYPDEMGRNKS; from the coding sequence ATGAGAACATTAGTAATAGGAGATATTCATGGCGGGCTAAAAGCTTTGGTGCAACTATTGGGTAGAACCAAATTGACCAAAAACGATACTTTGCTATTTTTAGGCGATTATGTAGATGGCTGGAGCCAATCTGCTCAAGTGGTGCAATTTTTATTGGAGTTGTCCAAAAATCAAGACTGTATCTTCATTAAGGGAAATCATGATGTTTGGTGTGAGAATTGGCTAAAAACAGGGCGTGCAGATGGGGTTTGGTTGGCACACGGTGGCGAAGGAACTATAGAAAGTTATAGCGCCATTACAGCGATTGAAAAAATGCAACATTTGGAGTTTTTTGAGACCATGCCGTTATACCATATTGATGACCAAAACCGCTTGTTTCTTCATGCCGGATTTACCTCTATGCACGGTGTCACAAACGAGACCCATCCCGAAACCTTTTACTTTGATAGAACCCTATGGGAGATGGCGTTGGCAGCCGATAGAATGATACAGTCTACTGATGTGAATTATCCAAATAGGGTAAGGCATTATGATGAAATTTATATTGGCCATACACCCACGCTCAATTTCAAAGAGACCATCCCGATGAATGCTCTAAACGTGTGGAATATAGATACCGGTGCCGCATTTACGGGCCGGTTGTCTGCTATAGACATTGATGATAAAATGGTATTTCAAAGCGATCCGGTTACCGATTTGTATCCAGATGAAATGGGACGAAATAAGAGTTGA
- a CDS encoding TIGR04283 family arsenosugar biosynthesis glycosyltransferase: MSIIIPILNEAEHIGKLINELLLHSKAEHVLEIIVVDGGSQDGSQAIVQQLSLEKSNTQIKLITSEKGRAKQLNNGASEASGSILYFLHADSSFPPQNFDALIISEVKKGNLAGCFRMRFDSDHWWLRLVSWLTQFSCRACRGGDQSQFITRELFEDIGGYDESYLIYEDNILINALYARKQYTVINKTLTTSARLYHEHGVWNVQYRFLRIYIKRWFGASADELCSYYKKHLC, encoded by the coding sequence ATGTCTATCATAATCCCCATTTTGAATGAGGCCGAGCATATCGGTAAGCTTATTAATGAGCTGTTACTGCATTCTAAAGCGGAACATGTGCTTGAAATTATAGTTGTAGATGGCGGAAGTCAAGATGGCTCCCAAGCTATTGTGCAACAGCTTTCTTTGGAAAAAAGCAACACTCAAATTAAACTGATCACCTCAGAAAAAGGAAGAGCCAAACAATTGAACAACGGTGCTTCAGAAGCTTCTGGCAGTATCCTTTATTTTCTGCACGCCGACTCATCATTTCCGCCTCAAAATTTTGATGCCCTTATCATTTCCGAAGTAAAAAAAGGAAATCTTGCAGGCTGTTTTAGAATGCGATTTGATAGTGACCATTGGTGGTTGCGTTTGGTCAGTTGGCTTACTCAATTTTCTTGCCGTGCTTGCCGTGGTGGTGACCAAAGTCAATTTATAACTCGAGAACTTTTTGAGGATATTGGTGGTTATGATGAAAGTTACCTCATCTACGAAGACAACATCTTGATCAACGCACTTTATGCCAGAAAGCAATATACCGTCATCAACAAAACACTAACCACCTCAGCACGGCTATACCATGAGCACGGTGTTTGGAACGTACAATATCGTTTTTTAAGAATTTACATTAAAAGATGGTTTGGTGCCTCGGCTGATGAGCTCTGCTCTTATTACAAAAAGCACCTTTGTTGA
- a CDS encoding DUF547 domain-containing protein, translating into MTSIYKLSTVFMIGLALTSCSLLTAAGITSQGQPTKEVDGALSETLTESAVTIDHSDWDKLLKAHVNTEGFVDYKSFQNDRKQLDAYLQKLGELEPDTNWSVQELLAYYINLYNAATVQLILDNYPTKSIKDIDKAFTKAFITIGNRTLSLGGIENGVLRKMEEPRIHFAINCASYSCPKLLAEAYTASKIDAQLEKATLGFINGDKNEITKTSPKLSKIFDWYSSDFKVDGKKDLIAFINQYSNVEINPETNYTFKSYDWSLNDQH; encoded by the coding sequence ATGACATCTATTTATAAATTAAGTACCGTCTTCATGATAGGGTTAGCTTTGACGAGCTGTAGCCTTTTGACCGCGGCAGGTATTACAAGCCAAGGACAGCCCACCAAAGAAGTTGATGGAGCATTGAGTGAAACTCTTACAGAAAGTGCCGTAACTATAGACCATAGCGATTGGGATAAATTACTAAAAGCACATGTGAATACCGAGGGTTTTGTAGATTACAAAAGCTTTCAAAACGATAGAAAGCAGTTGGATGCTTATTTACAGAAGCTCGGTGAATTAGAACCAGATACAAATTGGAGTGTTCAAGAGTTATTGGCCTATTACATCAATCTTTATAATGCGGCAACCGTTCAGCTTATTTTAGACAACTACCCAACAAAAAGCATAAAAGATATTGATAAGGCTTTTACTAAGGCATTTATTACCATAGGCAACAGAACCCTTTCTCTTGGAGGTATTGAAAATGGCGTGCTTCGGAAAATGGAAGAACCCAGAATACATTTTGCCATCAATTGCGCCTCGTATTCTTGTCCGAAGTTGCTAGCAGAGGCCTATACCGCTTCAAAAATTGATGCACAATTAGAGAAAGCGACGCTTGGTTTTATCAACGGAGACAAAAATGAGATTACAAAGACCAGCCCGAAGTTATCCAAGATTTTCGACTGGTACAGTTCTGATTTTAAGGTTGACGGCAAAAAAGATCTCATTGCTTTTATTAATCAGTACAGCAATGTTGAAATAAATCCTGAAACAAATTATACCTTTAAATCTTACGATTGGAGCTTGAACGACCAACATTAA
- a CDS encoding sterol desaturase family protein — MEKYLDIIQKAYSGYWNYLKQELISINHWDNYFYGLVILSLLVWTLEILFPWRKNQSLFRKDFWLDTFYMFFNFFLLNLLVLIALSNTVAELFNDALSIIGLKISSFQLFDVDDMPRWLGLFIFFIISDFVQWNTHRLLHRVPFLWNFHKVHHSVKEMGFAAHLRYHWMEPIVYKSLLYIPIAIIGGFDAQDVAFVHFFAIAIGHLNHANLGWDYGILKYVFNNPKMHIWHHAKALPKHTAYGVNYGITLSLWDYLFKTDHVPANGRDIELGFEDDDHFPKTFLQQSIYPLKTKKTELS, encoded by the coding sequence ATGGAGAAGTATCTAGACATCATACAAAAGGCCTATTCTGGTTATTGGAACTACCTCAAGCAAGAGCTCATTTCCATCAACCATTGGGATAATTATTTTTATGGTCTCGTGATTCTGTCTTTACTCGTTTGGACTTTGGAAATCCTATTTCCGTGGAGAAAAAACCAATCCTTATTTCGAAAGGATTTTTGGTTGGATACCTTTTATATGTTCTTCAACTTTTTTCTTTTGAACCTTTTGGTGCTTATTGCACTCTCCAACACCGTTGCCGAACTTTTTAATGATGCACTAAGTATCATCGGACTGAAAATTTCGAGCTTTCAGCTCTTTGATGTTGATGATATGCCGCGTTGGCTTGGACTCTTTATCTTTTTTATCATCAGTGATTTTGTGCAATGGAACACTCATAGATTACTGCATCGGGTGCCTTTTCTATGGAATTTTCACAAAGTGCACCACTCAGTCAAAGAAATGGGGTTTGCCGCACATTTACGGTACCATTGGATGGAACCTATTGTTTACAAGTCGTTACTTTACATTCCTATTGCCATTATTGGCGGTTTTGATGCTCAAGATGTCGCCTTTGTGCATTTCTTTGCCATTGCTATTGGGCACCTCAACCATGCCAATCTCGGTTGGGATTATGGGATTTTGAAATACGTGTTCAACAATCCGAAGATGCATATTTGGCATCATGCCAAAGCCTTACCCAAACACACCGCTTACGGTGTTAATTATGGCATTACTTTAAGTCTTTGGGACTATCTCTTTAAAACCGACCATGTGCCCGCTAATGGACGTGATATTGAATTAGGCTTTGAAGATGATGACCATTTTCCGAAGACTTTTTTACAGCAAAGCATCTATCCATTAAAAACTAAAAAGACCGAACTATCGTAA
- a CDS encoding purine-nucleoside phosphorylase — protein MKKFIKETANYLKDKGFDHPEIGIILGTGLGQLIDELKIIKEVSYNHIPNFPTATVEFHKGKLIYGVLEGKKVVVMQGRFHIYEGYTLQDVTYPVRVMEKLGIHTLLVSNASGAINLNFKKGELMLIDDHINLQGSSPLAFKGVGKLGERFVDMSAPYDVDINAKFKAIAKAHNITLHEGVYASVVGPQLETRAEYRMLKIIGADAVGMSTVPEIIVANHLNLKAAAVSVLTDECDPEHLKPVDISEIIAMAEKAEPNMIILFKELIRNL, from the coding sequence ATGAAAAAATTTATAAAAGAAACAGCTAATTATTTAAAAGACAAAGGTTTTGATCATCCTGAAATAGGAATTATTTTAGGTACAGGTCTCGGTCAATTAATTGATGAGCTAAAGATCATCAAAGAGGTAAGCTATAATCATATCCCTAACTTTCCTACAGCAACAGTAGAGTTTCACAAAGGCAAACTTATTTATGGTGTTTTAGAAGGCAAAAAGGTGGTTGTGATGCAAGGCCGTTTTCATATTTATGAAGGCTACACGTTACAAGACGTCACTTACCCAGTGCGCGTTATGGAAAAATTAGGGATCCATACCTTATTGGTTTCCAATGCATCAGGAGCAATTAATCTTAACTTTAAAAAAGGAGAGTTGATGTTGATAGACGATCACATCAACCTTCAAGGCAGTTCTCCACTTGCTTTTAAAGGCGTTGGCAAATTGGGAGAACGTTTTGTTGACATGAGCGCTCCGTATGATGTAGACATTAATGCTAAATTCAAGGCCATCGCAAAAGCGCATAACATCACTTTACACGAAGGTGTTTATGCTAGTGTTGTTGGTCCGCAATTAGAAACAAGAGCAGAATACCGTATGCTCAAGATCATTGGTGCAGACGCGGTAGGCATGAGCACCGTTCCTGAAATTATTGTGGCCAATCACCTCAACCTAAAGGCCGCTGCCGTTTCTGTATTGACAGATGAGTGTGATCCTGAGCATTTAAAGCCGGTAGACATCTCTGAGATTATTGCCATGGCAGAAAAAGCAGAGCCAAATATGATCATACTTTTCAAGGAATTGATAAGAAATCTATAA
- a CDS encoding TIGR04282 family arsenosugar biosynthesis glycosyltransferase: MGILSNNNTNSDQDMVANFHFPTSKKAVIIFTRNPELGKCKTRLAKTIGDDAALKVYKHLLAHTAEVSKQVKADRFVFYSEAINVNDIWDPAYFNKKRQEGQDLGARMQHAFSELFQSGYEKVCIIGSDLLDIDADIINSAFEHLNTHDVVIGPAQDGGYYLLAMKTLYQEVFQNKEWGTETVRAETLKDLQNSNVFLLKELNDIDTFEDMKHYQQLKTYYKQP, from the coding sequence ATGGGCATACTTTCCAATAACAATACCAATAGTGATCAAGATATGGTGGCCAATTTTCATTTTCCCACCTCCAAAAAAGCCGTGATCATTTTTACCCGTAATCCAGAACTTGGCAAGTGTAAGACCAGATTGGCTAAAACCATTGGCGATGACGCTGCATTAAAAGTTTACAAACACCTTTTGGCGCATACTGCAGAAGTTTCAAAACAGGTAAAAGCAGATCGGTTTGTGTTTTATTCCGAAGCCATCAATGTTAACGACATTTGGGATCCTGCCTATTTCAACAAAAAACGCCAAGAAGGTCAAGATCTGGGAGCTCGCATGCAGCATGCCTTTTCAGAATTATTTCAATCGGGTTACGAAAAGGTGTGCATTATTGGCAGTGATTTGTTAGACATTGATGCTGATATCATAAATAGCGCCTTTGAACATCTTAACACTCATGACGTGGTTATTGGTCCTGCTCAAGATGGCGGCTATTATTTACTGGCCATGAAAACGCTTTATCAAGAGGTATTTCAAAATAAAGAATGGGGTACCGAAACCGTGAGAGCAGAAACGCTCAAGGATTTACAGAATAGTAATGTGTTTCTCTTGAAAGAACTCAACGATATTGATACTTTTGAGGATATGAAGCATTATCAGCAACTTAAAACATACTACAAACAGCCATGA
- a CDS encoding rhodanese-like domain-containing protein, whose translation MAMLLGTLATYSQKPLDHLLKAHNTNAVPYITVQELAMPKTKAIVLDARELAEYKVSHLKDAIHVGFNTFNLDTVSKTLTDKNQAIVVYCSLGIRSEDVASQLKKAGYTNVQNLYGGIFEWKNKNFEVYNAEEKVTDSVHAFSKAWGKWLLNGIKVYQ comes from the coding sequence ATGGCAATGCTTTTAGGGACTTTGGCAACCTACTCTCAAAAACCATTAGACCACCTGCTTAAAGCTCACAACACCAATGCTGTGCCTTATATTACTGTGCAAGAATTAGCCATGCCCAAGACCAAGGCCATTGTTTTAGATGCTCGTGAATTGGCAGAATACAAGGTGAGCCATTTAAAAGATGCTATTCATGTAGGCTTTAACACCTTCAATCTAGATACGGTTTCCAAAACATTAACCGATAAAAACCAAGCTATTGTTGTCTATTGCTCCTTAGGCATCAGATCTGAAGATGTAGCGAGTCAACTTAAAAAGGCGGGATATACCAATGTTCAGAATCTATATGGTGGTATTTTTGAATGGAAAAATAAAAACTTCGAAGTTTACAATGCCGAAGAAAAAGTTACCGATAGTGTTCATGCTTTTTCGAAAGCTTGGGGCAAATGGCTTTTAAATGGCATCAAAGTTTATCAATGA
- the arsM gene encoding arsenosugar biosynthesis arsenite methyltransferase ArsM — protein MSYLETTHNVYKEAALTPDVGLCCTTNPIWELPGLKIPKIMQDMNYGCGSTVHARDLSNNPKMLYVGVGGGMELLQFSYFNRQKGGVVGVDVVDEMLNASKENFKIAEQENSWFKSDFVELKKGDAFNLPVDDNTIDVAAQNCLFNIFKAEELKRAIEEMYRVLKPNGKLVMSDPTCEQPMNDQLRNDDRLRALCLSGSIPIAQYVKALTDVGFGTIEIRARKPYRILDPKHYPTDELIYIESIEVAAIKDPMPEDGPCIFTGKAAIYYGEDTFFDDKKGHVLVKNQPLAVCDKTAGALKSLGRNDIFISESTYHYDGGGCC, from the coding sequence ATGAGCTATCTAGAAACCACCCATAATGTTTATAAAGAGGCAGCATTAACTCCAGATGTTGGTTTATGCTGTACCACCAATCCTATTTGGGAATTACCTGGTTTAAAAATACCAAAGATCATGCAAGACATGAATTACGGTTGCGGCAGTACAGTTCATGCGAGAGACCTATCCAATAACCCAAAAATGCTTTACGTAGGTGTTGGTGGTGGTATGGAACTTCTTCAATTTTCTTATTTTAATCGTCAAAAAGGAGGCGTTGTTGGCGTTGATGTGGTTGATGAAATGCTGAATGCATCTAAGGAGAACTTTAAAATTGCTGAACAAGAAAACAGCTGGTTCAAGAGTGATTTCGTTGAACTCAAAAAAGGAGACGCATTTAACTTACCTGTAGATGATAATACGATTGATGTAGCGGCTCAAAATTGTCTTTTTAATATTTTTAAGGCGGAAGAATTAAAGCGAGCTATTGAAGAAATGTATAGGGTCTTAAAGCCAAATGGAAAACTTGTGATGAGCGATCCAACTTGTGAGCAACCCATGAATGATCAATTGCGTAACGATGATCGTTTGAGAGCTTTATGTTTGAGCGGAAGTATTCCTATAGCCCAATATGTGAAAGCTTTAACCGATGTTGGATTTGGTACTATTGAAATTAGAGCGCGAAAGCCCTATAGAATTTTAGATCCTAAACACTACCCTACCGATGAGTTAATTTATATAGAATCTATAGAGGTTGCTGCAATCAAAGATCCAATGCCAGAGGATGGACCATGCATTTTTACTGGAAAAGCTGCTATTTATTATGGGGAGGACACTTTTTTTGATGATAAAAAGGGACACGTTCTTGTAAAAAATCAGCCGTTAGCAGTTTGTGATAAAACAGCTGGTGCCTTAAAATCACTAGGCAGAAATGATATTTTTATAAGTGAGTCTACCTACCACTATGATGGTGGTGGCTGCTGCTAG
- the arsS gene encoding arsenosugar biosynthesis radical SAM (seleno)protein ArsS (Some members of this family are selenoproteins.), whose product MKKLKTESLHKKGSDLAQSNKQLDILSNGIFKSGELPTFKDKISESNQFPLKAKKLEILQINVGYMCNQVCEHCHVDAGPDRKEIMTRDTMKQCLDVIKNSGAHTLDLTGGAPEMNPDFRWFVEEAAKVGIKDFIVRSNLTIIRANKKYHDLPQFFKKHNVHVVSSMPHWTRGKTDKQRGSGVFDKSIKALQELNAIGYGMPDSNLRLDLVYNPSGAFLPSDQNAMEKDFKRALKEDFDIHFHSLFAITNLPIARFLDYLIASENYEDYMYQLVDAYNPTAVSNVMCTNTLSVSWDGYLFDCDFNQMLELPVNSKAQHISEFNEDLLEGRNIVISQHCYGCTAGAGSSCQGSVA is encoded by the coding sequence ATGAAAAAATTAAAGACCGAATCTTTACATAAAAAAGGTAGCGATCTCGCTCAAAGCAATAAACAGCTTGATATCTTATCTAACGGTATTTTCAAGAGCGGTGAGTTGCCAACATTCAAAGATAAAATTTCAGAAAGTAATCAGTTTCCGCTTAAAGCAAAAAAGTTGGAAATCCTACAAATTAATGTAGGCTACATGTGCAATCAAGTTTGTGAACATTGCCACGTAGATGCGGGTCCTGACCGAAAAGAAATCATGACGCGAGACACGATGAAACAATGTCTTGACGTCATTAAAAACTCAGGTGCTCATACCTTAGATCTTACAGGTGGTGCTCCAGAAATGAACCCCGATTTTAGGTGGTTTGTTGAAGAGGCTGCTAAGGTAGGCATCAAAGATTTTATTGTTCGCTCTAATCTCACCATCATTCGGGCTAATAAAAAATATCATGATCTACCTCAATTTTTCAAGAAACATAATGTACATGTGGTAAGCTCAATGCCGCATTGGACCAGAGGCAAAACCGATAAGCAGCGAGGTAGCGGCGTATTTGATAAGTCTATTAAGGCATTGCAGGAATTAAATGCTATTGGATATGGCATGCCAGATAGCAATTTGAGATTGGATTTGGTATACAATCCCTCGGGTGCCTTTTTACCAAGTGATCAAAATGCTATGGAAAAAGATTTTAAAAGGGCGTTAAAAGAAGATTTTGACATACACTTTCACAGTCTTTTTGCCATAACCAATTTACCCATTGCTCGCTTTTTAGATTATCTTATTGCCTCAGAAAACTACGAGGATTACATGTATCAACTTGTAGATGCCTACAATCCTACTGCTGTTTCTAACGTTATGTGTACCAATACGCTGTCTGTGAGTTGGGATGGCTATTTATTTGACTGTGATTTTAATCAAATGTTAGAATTACCTGTAAATAGTAAGGCACAACACATTTCAGAATTTAACGAAGATCTTCTTGAAGGTCGAAATATAGTAATTTCACAGCATTGCTATGGCTGTACTGCAGGAGCTGGAAGTAGCTGTCAAGGCAGCGTTGCATAA
- a CDS encoding arsenosugar biosynthesis-associated peroxidase-like protein, which yields MSKTYYDPSDLRKFGKITEWSEALGTKFFEYYEKVFEEGALTAREKSLIALAVAHTEQCPYCIDAYTKDGLQRGVTKEEMMEAIHVGAAIKSGATLVHGVQMMNKVNQLDG from the coding sequence ATGTCCAAAACCTATTATGACCCTTCAGATTTAAGAAAATTCGGTAAGATTACAGAATGGAGTGAAGCATTAGGCACTAAATTTTTTGAATATTATGAAAAAGTATTTGAAGAGGGTGCTCTAACTGCTCGTGAAAAATCCTTAATCGCACTTGCCGTTGCTCATACTGAACAGTGTCCGTATTGTATTGATGCTTATACCAAAGACGGCTTACAACGCGGGGTCACTAAAGAAGAAATGATGGAAGCCATTCATGTGGGCGCAGCCATAAAGAGCGGCGCTACCCTAGTGCATGGTGTTCAAATGATGAATAAGGTCAATCAACTTGACGGTTAA
- a CDS encoding nucleoside deaminase has protein sequence MEKKEFMQQAVEAALTGMNNNDGGPFGCVIVKDGKIVGKGHNKVTSTNDPTAHGEVMAIRDACMNLNTFNLEGCELYTSCEPCPMCLGAIYWARLEKVYYGSTQVDAANIGFDDQFIYDEIPLPYAERRIPFIQIARDIAIEPFQKWSKKEDRTDY, from the coding sequence ATGGAAAAAAAAGAGTTTATGCAACAAGCCGTTGAAGCGGCCCTAACAGGAATGAACAACAATGATGGTGGTCCTTTTGGATGTGTTATCGTAAAAGATGGCAAAATTGTAGGTAAGGGACATAATAAAGTCACCTCTACTAATGATCCTACCGCTCATGGCGAGGTCATGGCCATTAGAGATGCTTGTATGAATTTGAACACCTTTAATTTAGAAGGTTGTGAATTATACACCTCTTGCGAACCTTGCCCCATGTGTTTGGGTGCCATCTATTGGGCGCGTTTAGAAAAAGTTTATTACGGCAGTACACAAGTAGATGCCGCTAACATAGGGTTTGACGATCAATTTATTTATGATGAAATCCCTCTGCCTTATGCAGAGCGACGCATTCCTTTTATCCAAATAGCGCGTGATATTGCTATAGAACCTTTTCAGAAATGGAGTAAAAAAGAAGATAGAACCGATTACTGA
- a CDS encoding BamA/TamA family outer membrane protein: MIFYSCSVKKFIPEDKRLYTGAVIEIDADTSVKNVDQLKAELQTVLRPEPNSSVLGMRPGLYFYYKTQKEKPGFLNRWLYKQIGEEPVYQSDVENLEVEEILINRLENNGFFYSQATSAFTEKKQFASINYKLTVPKPYKMETLTLDTLPNPIYTDIKPAFQESPLTNESRFDLSNMKLERTRLDTELKKKGYYNFNSDFLVFEADTNQYNNKRFDLFLKLKAEVPKKSLVPYQVKRINVYADHDLNDSINLNTERYDNKTYIQDTLFFKPKHLNKFITIEEQDYYSPSESKNTARRLSTIGAYKYVNIRYREIDSLLTDSLGALEADIFLSPLTKRAVRVELQAVTKSNSFTGPNLALTYSNRNLFRGGETLNISTSIGYETQIASGSNAGLSSTELGLKGELIFPRVISPFNINDDFFEYSIPKTKTSLAANYLRRSKLYTLLSGSALFGYVWDANRYVTYEVNPISINYTKLGNVTPEFQDILDQNPFLKRSFDQQFISGLTFSFTYNGMVDSNDPNQFFLNSTLDVAGNSISLLGSQNEETGADEFLGLEYAQYAKADVDFRFHLNFGKNRSHTLATRLFAGYGLAYGNSDVVPFVKQYFSGGPYSVRAFRIRSLGPGTYNETNDENSDGTFFDQTGNIRLEANVEYRFPIFSFFKGAVFADAGNVWNSKGNPAFDGKDKFSSNFINELGMGTGFGLRIDVQGFVIRFDLAAPFHDPSLDEGERFDFQWDEPVLNFAIGYPF, encoded by the coding sequence ATGATTTTTTATTCGTGTAGTGTCAAAAAGTTTATTCCCGAAGATAAACGTCTCTATACCGGTGCTGTTATTGAAATTGACGCAGATACCTCAGTTAAAAATGTAGATCAACTTAAAGCTGAACTACAAACCGTACTTAGACCAGAACCCAATAGTTCTGTTTTAGGGATGCGACCTGGATTATACTTTTATTATAAAACCCAAAAAGAAAAACCTGGCTTTCTTAATCGATGGTTATATAAACAAATTGGTGAAGAGCCGGTTTACCAATCTGATGTTGAAAACCTCGAAGTTGAAGAGATTCTAATCAATAGGTTAGAAAACAATGGTTTTTTCTACAGTCAAGCAACCTCAGCGTTCACAGAAAAAAAACAATTTGCCTCCATCAATTATAAGCTAACGGTTCCCAAACCCTACAAGATGGAAACGCTTACCTTAGACACGCTCCCTAATCCCATTTATACAGATATCAAACCCGCTTTTCAAGAATCTCCGTTAACCAATGAGAGTCGTTTTGATCTTTCTAATATGAAATTGGAGCGTACGCGATTAGATACCGAATTAAAAAAGAAAGGCTATTATAATTTCAATTCCGACTTTTTAGTTTTTGAGGCCGATACCAATCAGTACAATAACAAACGATTTGATTTGTTTCTAAAATTGAAGGCAGAGGTTCCCAAAAAATCCCTCGTGCCGTATCAAGTGAAACGCATTAATGTTTACGCAGATCATGACTTAAACGATTCCATCAACTTAAATACAGAACGTTACGATAACAAAACCTACATTCAGGATACCCTATTTTTCAAACCGAAGCATCTTAACAAATTCATTACCATTGAGGAGCAGGATTATTATAGCCCATCAGAGTCCAAGAATACCGCAAGACGTCTATCAACCATAGGCGCTTATAAATATGTAAACATTAGATATAGAGAAATTGATTCGCTGTTAACAGATAGCTTGGGAGCCTTGGAGGCAGATATCTTTCTATCTCCATTGACCAAACGTGCCGTTCGTGTCGAGCTACAGGCGGTAACAAAATCAAATAGTTTTACAGGGCCTAATCTTGCCTTGACTTATAGTAACCGTAACCTCTTTAGAGGCGGTGAAACCTTGAACATAAGCACAAGCATAGGTTATGAAACACAGATTGCCAGTGGTAGTAACGCAGGACTGAGTAGTACAGAACTTGGTTTAAAGGGTGAACTTATTTTCCCTAGAGTGATTTCTCCATTTAATATTAACGACGATTTCTTTGAGTATTCCATCCCAAAGACCAAAACGAGTTTGGCCGCAAATTATTTACGTCGTAGCAAACTGTACACCCTACTTTCAGGGAGTGCGCTTTTTGGATATGTATGGGATGCCAACCGTTATGTCACTTATGAAGTGAATCCCATCTCTATAAATTACACCAAACTAGGAAACGTCACTCCAGAATTCCAGGATATTCTAGACCAAAACCCATTTCTTAAACGCAGTTTTGATCAGCAGTTTATTTCTGGGTTAACCTTCTCGTTTACTTACAACGGTATGGTAGACAGTAATGATCCAAATCAGTTTTTCTTAAATTCAACTTTAGATGTTGCCGGTAATTCCATTAGTCTTCTGGGGTCTCAAAACGAAGAGACTGGGGCCGATGAGTTTTTGGGTCTAGAATACGCACAATATGCTAAAGCAGATGTAGATTTTAGATTTCATCTTAACTTCGGAAAAAACCGATCGCATACTTTAGCAACCCGTTTATTTGCGGGTTACGGATTAGCCTACGGAAATTCTGATGTCGTCCCTTTTGTAAAACAATATTTTTCTGGTGGTCCCTACAGTGTAAGAGCCTTCAGGATACGTTCATTAGGCCCCGGAACCTATAATGAAACTAACGATGAGAATAGCGACGGGACATTTTTTGACCAGACGGGTAACATTAGATTAGAAGCCAACGTGGAGTACCGTTTCCCTATTTTCTCATTCTTTAAAGGCGCCGTTTTTGCAGATGCCGGTAATGTTTGGAATTCCAAAGGCAACCCTGCATTTGACGGCAAAGATAAATTCTCATCAAACTTTATCAATGAGCTGGGGATGGGTACTGGTTTTGGCTTACGTATAGATGTTCAAGGGTTTGTAATAAGGTTTGATCTTGCAGCACCCTTTCATGACCCGTCTTTGGATGAAGGTGAGCGTTTCGATTTTCAATGGGATGAGCCAGTGCTTAATTTTGCCATTGGGTATCCTTTTTAA